One part of the Rutidosis leptorrhynchoides isolate AG116_Rl617_1_P2 chromosome 1, CSIRO_AGI_Rlap_v1, whole genome shotgun sequence genome encodes these proteins:
- the LOC139877430 gene encoding phosphatidylinositol 4-kinase gamma 1-like — MAVVVDHHHGFKPLAQLPKCRLQSYSHFDPTMHDITLAPNFHKSYSTPCLSLTTTSKEEFELSNPRIEIISGSKAPMVHALVAEVAIALASGVKPTPVSRGLGGAYYLQSRKGNTIAVVKLADEEPLAFNNPKGFAGRMLGQPGMKRSIRVGETGQRELAAYLLDHDGFAGVPPSALVKICHVTFNVNNNETGLASNPPFKITATQRYVEHETDAGDVGPSVFSVSSVHRIGILDVRLLNLDRHAGNMLVKNFYGSYDAGDVGPSELVPIDHGFCLPESLDDPYFEWLHWPQASMPFSDTEADYISNLDPFKDAELLRTELPLIRECSVRNFILCTIFLKRATASGLCLADIGEMMTREFIGGEHSWSVLENICVNAKANLDLEVSTEGTDELKVFDEMFAFDNEFEDVSTDKPPKMMKYSSEEAKIELCDARLVRLIQNCDKKYSCGPSGIPILRSMSFAAHDNTRDAGVCVSFEEMKEDEWSLFLEYFEELLLDAIEEKKSTCLLKQRLGNSCEF; from the exons ATGGCTGTAGTTgttgatcatcatc aTGGATTTAAACCGCTTGCTCAGCTTCCAAAATGTAGACTCCAATCTTACTCTCATTTCGATCCTACAATGCACGACATCACACTCGCACCTAATTTTCACAAAAGCTATTCCACCCCATGCCTTTCTTTAACCACAACATCAAAAGAAGAATTTGAATTATCTAATCCAAGAATCGAAATCATTAGCGGTAGTAAAGCTCCAATGGTTCATGCACTTGTAGCCGAAGTTGCAATCGCATTAGCATCAGGAGTCAAACCGACACCCGTATCAAGGGGCCTTGGTGGGGCCTACTATCTTCAATCAAGAAAAGGCAACACAATTGCGGTTGTGAAACTAGCCGATGAAGAACCACTTGCTTTCAATAACCCTAAAGGGTTTGCGGGTCGGATGCTGGGTCAACCCGGGATGAAACGGTCTATTCGAGTCGGTGAAACAGGGCAACGTGAGCTCGCTGCTTATTTGCTTGACCATGATGGCTTTGCAGGTGTTCCTCCATCAGCACTTGTTAAAATCTGCCATGTCACTTTTAACGTAAACAATAACGAAACCGGACTGGCTTCAAACCCACCTTTTAAAATCACAGCAACACAACGGTACGTGGAACACGAAACAGATGCAGGGGATGTGGGCCCGTCTGTGTTTTCGGTAAGTTCGGTTCACCGTATTGGCATACTCGACGTTCGGTTATTGAATCTCGACAGACATGCTGGAAACATGCTTGTGAAGAATTTTTATGGGAGTTATGATGCAGGGGATGTGGGCCCGTCCGAACTTGTCCCGATTGATCACGGGTTTTGTTTACCCGAGTCGTTGGATGATCCGTATTTTGAATGGTTGCATTGGCCCCAAGCCTCAATGCCGTTTTCGGATACAGAAGCTGATTACATTTCAAATCTCGACCCGTTTAAAGATGCTGAACTTTTAAGAACTGAACTTCCGTTAATTAGGGAATGTTCGGTGCGCAATTTTATACTTTGCACGATTTTCTTGAAACGGGCGACTGCGTCTGGACTTTGTCTTGCTGACATCGGCGAAATGATGACACGTGAGTTTATCGGGGGTGAACATAGTTGGAGCGTTTTGGAGAAT atATGTGTAAACGCAAAGGCTAATTTAGATTTGGAAGTTTCAACTGAAGGAACAGATGAACTCAAAGTGTTCGATGAAATGTTTGCATTTGACAATGAATTCGAAGATGTTTCAACCGATAAACCACCAAAAATGATGAAATATTCATCGGAAGAAGCAAAGATTGAGTTATGTGATGCACGTTTGGTTCGATTAATACAAAATTGTGATAAAAAATATAGTTGTGGGCCATCGGGGATACCGATACTAAGAAGCATGAGTTTTGCGGCTCATGACAACACGCGTGATGCTGGTGTGTGTGTTTCGTTTGAGGAAATGAAGGAAGACGAATGGTCACTGTTTTTGGAATATTTTGAGGAGCTTTTATTGGATGCTATCGAGGAGAAAAAGAGCACGTGCTTGTTGAAACAGAGGTTaggaaattcttgtgaattttga
- the LOC139877438 gene encoding uncharacterized protein isoform X2, translated as MGKGEQHPLPTTITTHSQSSTSSDTNNTNCSFSCGSITRLFRFRCIFFLILGLSVLLSALYWLPPFFHHGDQGDLDLDDSLYKGHDIVATFMIQKPLSSLQDDLPRLGGDIFDEIRVPTTKVVIITAENTGKPNTTKVVFGVDPEENNIKISPYAKSLVRDSFVSLVLNQSPFRLTESMFGEPSSFEVLKFVGGISVTPDQSAYPLQKVQMRFNFTLNFSIQKILQHFGELTSQLKSGLHLGPYENLHVSLTNIKGSTVAPQTTVQSSIVLVIGTPSTARSKQLAQTIKGSPTKNLGLNNTQFGRVKQVSLSSFYNTSSGGSPTPSPAPLPPPQPHNNHHHHHHHHHDTQLPPAKSPSPLKHSPAPPPVPTPAPQRIHHTMPPDCHSGNNRKKHHPLFPPVSQPVLPPPLRSRRPPPPRPLPPRLPPPPPPHSLPQPPTHLPPLPPHKHSPSSPVPEIIPASSPLPNVVYAHTNPPSRSDSGANPPDTTLQPSSAGTNVPLRVFAAFVVVVTLHLLQQ; from the exons ATGGGAAAAGGGGAACAACACCCTTTACCCACTACCATTACTACTCATTCACAATCATCAACTTCATCTGATACTAATAATACCAATTGTTCCTTTTCTTGCGGTTCAATTACTCGTTTGTTTCGATTTCGATGTATCTTTTTTTTGATTCTTGGGTTATCTGTCTTGCTTTCTGCTTTATACTGGTTACCCCCTTTTTTTCATCACGGAGATCAAGGGGATCTAGATCTTGATGATTCACTTTATAAAG GCCACGATATAGTAGCGACTTTTATGATTCAGAAGCCTTTGTCTTCACTGCAAGATGATCTTCCACGTCTCGGGGGTGATATATTTGATGAAATACGAGTTCCCACTACTaag GTTGTAATCATAACAGCAGAAAATACTGGAAAACCAAATACAACCAAGGTTGTTTTTGGTGTCGATCCTGAAGAGAACAATATTAAGATATCACCGTATGCTAAAAGTTTAGTAAGGGATTCTTTTGTATCTCTTGTTTTAAACCAATCACCTTTTCGTTTGACCGAGTCAATGTTTGGCGAACCATCTTCATTTGAGGTGCTGAAATTTGTCGGAGGAATTAGCGTGACTCCTGACCAGAGTGCATATCCACTGCAAAAGGTGCAGATGCGGTTCAATTTTACATTGAACTTTTCTATTCAAAAAATACTACAACATTTTGGTGAATTGACGAGCCAACTCAAATCAGGCCTGCATCTTGGTCCATACGAG AACTTACATGTTAGCTTGACGAACATAAAAGGTTCAACAGTTGCTCCTCAAACGACCGTGCAGTCATCGATTGTGCTCGTAATCGGGACCccatcaacagcaaggtcaaaacAGTTGGCTCAAACCATCAAGGGCTCTCCAACAAAAAATCTTGGCCTAAACAACACTCAATTTGGGCGGGTCAAGCAAGTTAGTCTTTCATCGTTCTATAATACTAGTAGTGGTGGCTCTCCTACACCTTCTCCAGCTCCACTGCCTCCACCTCAACCCCATaataaccaccatcatcatcaccaccaccaccatgatACACAACTGCCGCCTGCAAAATCACCTTCACCGTTGAAACATTCCCCTGCACCACCACCAGTTCCCACCCCTGCACCACAACGGATTCACCACACAATGCCGCCAGATTGCCACTCCGGCAATAACAGAAAGAAACATCATCCCTTATTTCCGCCTGTTTCTCAGCCAGTTCTTCCACCACCTTTACGAAGTCGTCGGCCACCACCACCACGTCCACTACCACCacgactaccaccaccaccaccaccgcattCATTGCCGCAACCACCAACACATTTACCACCATTACCACCACACAAACATTCACCGTCGTCACCTGTACCCGAAATAATACCCGCATCAAGCCCATTGCCAAATGTAGTTTATGCACATACTAATCCCCCATCAAGAAGTGATTCTGGCGCAAACCCTCCTGACACGACGTTGCAACCATCAT CAGCAGGTACGAATGTGCCTTTGAGGGTGTTTGCAGCATTTGTAGTTGTCGTCACATTACACTTATTGCAACAATAA
- the LOC139877438 gene encoding uncharacterized protein isoform X1, with protein MGKGEQHPLPTTITTHSQSSTSSDTNNTNCSFSCGSITRLFRFRCIFFLILGLSVLLSALYWLPPFFHHGDQGDLDLDDSLYKGHDIVATFMIQKPLSSLQDDLPRLGGDIFDEIRVPTTKVVIITAENTGKPNTTKVVFGVDPEENNIKISPYAKSLVRDSFVSLVLNQSPFRLTESMFGEPSSFEVLKFVGGISVTPDQSAYPLQKVQMRFNFTLNFSIQKILQHFGELTSQLKSGLHLGPYENLHVSLTNIKGSTVAPQTTVQSSIVLVIGTPSTARSKQLAQTIKGSPTKNLGLNNTQFGRVKQVSLSSFYNTSSGGSPTPSPAPLPPPQPHNNHHHHHHHHHDTQLPPAKSPSPLKHSPAPPPVPTPAPQRIHHTMPPDCHSGNNRKKHHPLFPPVSQPVLPPPLRSRRPPPPRPLPPRLPPPPPPHSLPQPPTHLPPLPPHKHSPSSPVPEIIPASSPLPNVVYAHTNPPSRSDSGANPPDTTLQPSSAAGTNVPLRVFAAFVVVVTLHLLQQ; from the exons ATGGGAAAAGGGGAACAACACCCTTTACCCACTACCATTACTACTCATTCACAATCATCAACTTCATCTGATACTAATAATACCAATTGTTCCTTTTCTTGCGGTTCAATTACTCGTTTGTTTCGATTTCGATGTATCTTTTTTTTGATTCTTGGGTTATCTGTCTTGCTTTCTGCTTTATACTGGTTACCCCCTTTTTTTCATCACGGAGATCAAGGGGATCTAGATCTTGATGATTCACTTTATAAAG GCCACGATATAGTAGCGACTTTTATGATTCAGAAGCCTTTGTCTTCACTGCAAGATGATCTTCCACGTCTCGGGGGTGATATATTTGATGAAATACGAGTTCCCACTACTaag GTTGTAATCATAACAGCAGAAAATACTGGAAAACCAAATACAACCAAGGTTGTTTTTGGTGTCGATCCTGAAGAGAACAATATTAAGATATCACCGTATGCTAAAAGTTTAGTAAGGGATTCTTTTGTATCTCTTGTTTTAAACCAATCACCTTTTCGTTTGACCGAGTCAATGTTTGGCGAACCATCTTCATTTGAGGTGCTGAAATTTGTCGGAGGAATTAGCGTGACTCCTGACCAGAGTGCATATCCACTGCAAAAGGTGCAGATGCGGTTCAATTTTACATTGAACTTTTCTATTCAAAAAATACTACAACATTTTGGTGAATTGACGAGCCAACTCAAATCAGGCCTGCATCTTGGTCCATACGAG AACTTACATGTTAGCTTGACGAACATAAAAGGTTCAACAGTTGCTCCTCAAACGACCGTGCAGTCATCGATTGTGCTCGTAATCGGGACCccatcaacagcaaggtcaaaacAGTTGGCTCAAACCATCAAGGGCTCTCCAACAAAAAATCTTGGCCTAAACAACACTCAATTTGGGCGGGTCAAGCAAGTTAGTCTTTCATCGTTCTATAATACTAGTAGTGGTGGCTCTCCTACACCTTCTCCAGCTCCACTGCCTCCACCTCAACCCCATaataaccaccatcatcatcaccaccaccaccatgatACACAACTGCCGCCTGCAAAATCACCTTCACCGTTGAAACATTCCCCTGCACCACCACCAGTTCCCACCCCTGCACCACAACGGATTCACCACACAATGCCGCCAGATTGCCACTCCGGCAATAACAGAAAGAAACATCATCCCTTATTTCCGCCTGTTTCTCAGCCAGTTCTTCCACCACCTTTACGAAGTCGTCGGCCACCACCACCACGTCCACTACCACCacgactaccaccaccaccaccaccgcattCATTGCCGCAACCACCAACACATTTACCACCATTACCACCACACAAACATTCACCGTCGTCACCTGTACCCGAAATAATACCCGCATCAAGCCCATTGCCAAATGTAGTTTATGCACATACTAATCCCCCATCAAGAAGTGATTCTGGCGCAAACCCTCCTGACACGACGTTGCAACCATCAT CAGCAGCAGGTACGAATGTGCCTTTGAGGGTGTTTGCAGCATTTGTAGTTGTCGTCACATTACACTTATTGCAACAATAA